One genomic window of Providencia hangzhouensis includes the following:
- a CDS encoding tagatose bisphosphate family class II aldolase, with the protein MYLVSTRNMLNRAQLGGYAVPAFNIHNLETIQVVMETAAEMASPVILAGTPSTFSYAGSDYLIAICQQAAERYKVPVALHLDHHEDIPDIFQKVSAGVRSAMIDASHFPFEENIQIVKRVVDFCHQWDCTVEAELGRLGGQEDDLVVDAADALFTDPDAAITFIQRTGIDSLAVAIGTAHGMYKSEPHLDFARLDAIRKKTNLPLVLHGASGIPDADVRHCIELGICKVNVATELKIAFSDAIKQYFIENPEATDPRHYLVPGKAAMKAVVMDKIRVCKSDGTL; encoded by the coding sequence ATGTACTTGGTATCTACCCGTAATATGTTGAACAGAGCCCAACTGGGAGGCTATGCAGTTCCTGCATTTAATATTCATAATTTAGAAACCATTCAAGTTGTTATGGAAACTGCTGCAGAAATGGCATCTCCCGTTATTTTAGCAGGAACCCCGAGTACGTTTTCTTATGCAGGAAGTGACTACTTGATAGCTATTTGCCAGCAAGCGGCTGAGCGCTATAAAGTCCCAGTGGCTTTGCATCTAGATCATCATGAAGATATTCCAGATATTTTCCAGAAAGTCTCCGCGGGTGTGCGTTCTGCGATGATTGACGCTTCTCATTTTCCGTTTGAAGAAAATATTCAAATAGTTAAACGGGTTGTTGATTTTTGCCATCAATGGGACTGCACAGTTGAGGCTGAGCTGGGGCGTCTAGGGGGGCAAGAAGATGACTTAGTTGTTGATGCCGCAGATGCACTTTTCACTGACCCTGACGCTGCGATTACTTTTATTCAAAGAACTGGTATTGATTCCTTAGCTGTTGCAATTGGAACCGCTCATGGCATGTATAAAAGTGAGCCACATTTGGATTTTGCTAGGCTGGACGCAATCCGTAAGAAAACGAATTTGCCTTTAGTTCTTCATGGTGCTTCGGGGATCCCTGATGCAGATGTCAGGCATTGTATTGAGCTTGGAATTTGTAAAGTCAATGTCGCGACAGAGCTAAAAATCGCGTTTTCTGATGCAATCAAGCAGTATTTCATTGAGAACCCAGAAGCTACTGACCCTCGCCATTATCTGGTTCCAGGAAAGGCAGCGATGAAAGCGGTGGTGATGGATAAAATTCGTGTTTGCAAAAGTGATGGAACACTTTAA
- a CDS encoding DUF2264 domain-containing protein, whose product MTIPTERPKLPYEHPDIKIYQKLFKENIIRRLIRKSAYQCNDNHIIKAFQDENQPLSVLCELLVRYTTEAFVHYQTWGYSHAYYPGSPGQQTVRTDALEGVSRVLPLLASWLVHSQKAILNGLNLASIDLSEIIKNAFLHGTDPAHKGYWGRLENYDQKICESADLALTLWLSREWVWDKLDNSAQQRIIEWFEQVNHCDIVDNNWHLFPLTVQFVIRALTGRDTIAMWRYERVKQFYVGDGWFRDGAKGNFDYYNAWGFYYSLYWLNQICPHFDDEFIRSSLNQFNHHYRYFMTPQGIPFFGRSACYRLAVSAPLLAGVDLGGDAVSVGEAKNALESTLRYFIGHGALKAGAPTQGLFSYDARLVDNYSGPASSFWSLRAVIIALYCGNRIQLWDSPCSPLPVESSDFHFEIPSIAVTVIGVKETQEVTVIFREDYLKQQSPLTRRLEKQLCSQKVIETLLGQSKRPKNNLLRKGVTSYSSKMTHYF is encoded by the coding sequence ATGACAATACCGACTGAACGCCCAAAGCTGCCTTATGAGCACCCAGATATAAAAATTTATCAGAAGTTATTCAAAGAGAATATCATTCGAAGATTAATTAGAAAGTCAGCCTATCAATGTAACGATAACCACATCATCAAAGCCTTTCAAGATGAAAATCAACCACTTTCAGTTCTTTGCGAATTATTAGTGCGCTATACCACGGAAGCTTTTGTTCATTATCAAACATGGGGTTACTCTCACGCATACTATCCTGGCAGCCCAGGCCAGCAAACGGTGCGGACAGATGCCCTTGAAGGGGTTAGTAGGGTACTGCCTTTACTTGCTTCATGGCTAGTTCATAGCCAAAAAGCAATATTGAATGGGTTAAATTTAGCATCAATTGACCTTTCTGAAATCATCAAAAATGCATTTTTACATGGTACAGACCCTGCTCATAAAGGCTATTGGGGAAGGCTTGAAAATTATGACCAAAAAATTTGTGAATCTGCAGATTTAGCGCTGACTCTCTGGTTGAGTCGTGAGTGGGTATGGGATAAATTGGATAACTCTGCGCAACAACGCATTATTGAGTGGTTCGAACAGGTTAATCATTGCGATATCGTTGATAACAACTGGCACCTTTTCCCTCTTACCGTGCAATTTGTGATCCGAGCTCTCACAGGTCGAGATACCATTGCAATGTGGCGGTATGAAAGAGTGAAACAATTTTACGTGGGTGATGGCTGGTTTCGGGATGGCGCGAAAGGTAACTTTGATTACTATAATGCATGGGGCTTTTACTATTCATTATATTGGCTGAACCAAATTTGCCCCCACTTCGATGATGAATTCATTCGTAGTTCATTAAATCAGTTTAACCATCATTATCGTTATTTTATGACACCGCAAGGGATTCCATTTTTTGGCCGCAGTGCATGTTATCGCCTCGCGGTGTCCGCGCCTTTATTAGCCGGTGTTGATTTAGGTGGGGATGCTGTGAGTGTGGGGGAGGCTAAAAACGCACTAGAAAGTACTTTGCGTTATTTTATTGGTCATGGTGCCTTAAAAGCGGGAGCGCCAACTCAAGGTTTATTTAGCTATGATGCCCGCCTAGTCGATAATTACAGTGGTCCTGCGAGTAGTTTTTGGTCATTACGTGCTGTAATTATTGCTTTGTATTGTGGCAATCGAATTCAACTTTGGGATAGCCCTTGTAGCCCACTGCCAGTTGAAAGCTCAGACTTTCATTTCGAAATACCATCAATTGCGGTAACGGTTATTGGTGTGAAAGAAACACAAGAGGTCACCGTGATATTTCGTGAAGATTACCTCAAACAGCAATCCCCATTGACGCGTCGCTTAGAGAAACAATTATGCTCTCAGAAAGTAATTGAAACGCTACTAGGCCAATCAAAACGACCTAAAAACAACTTGTTACGTAAAGGAGTGACAAGTTATAGCTCTAAAATGACTCACTACTTCTAA
- a CDS encoding uracil/xanthine transporter: protein MRNIAITKNNIISGFQWFFFIFCNTVVIPPTLQSAFHLSPQTTFVITQYAFLLTALACLLQAFIGHKRSVMEGPTGLWWATILTVTLSESMQGTSLETIGWSLAIGIFLSGIITIFIGLSGLGGWLAGLFKPGVLVVFMFLLGAQLVTIFLKGMLGLPFGVGSENITVNYPVFFLALAVLIFVIAMIIYLPMSISKYALLIGTITGWLAYSGLFGSTISPVSSGQWVLFPLGRSDEINISIALTAILAGILNTSNTFGAMRGTDVFYPNSLPVKSLYRRSFMMSGVVTILAAPIGVVPFSPFVSSIGLITQTKDSSRISFTIGSLIFLCVGGIAVLTQFFRSLPLAIGSAVMLATYLPLLFSSFSFLADMKLNARNIYRLALPIFIGIFLMSAPAAVLNSLPTMFSSLLGNGLLMGIILALILENTIKWDNIA, encoded by the coding sequence ATGCGGAATATTGCTATTACAAAAAATAATATTATTTCTGGTTTTCAATGGTTCTTTTTTATCTTTTGTAATACGGTTGTTATTCCTCCGACTTTACAATCTGCGTTTCATTTATCACCACAAACCACGTTTGTAATAACCCAATATGCTTTTTTATTAACGGCTCTGGCTTGCTTGTTGCAAGCGTTTATAGGCCATAAACGCTCTGTGATGGAAGGGCCAACTGGGCTGTGGTGGGCAACAATTTTAACCGTAACCTTGTCAGAATCTATGCAAGGAACTTCTCTTGAGACGATAGGATGGAGCTTGGCTATAGGGATTTTTCTGTCTGGGATTATTACCATTTTTATTGGTTTAAGCGGTCTTGGTGGTTGGTTAGCTGGTTTGTTCAAGCCGGGAGTGCTTGTGGTGTTTATGTTTTTACTTGGTGCTCAACTGGTCACTATTTTTTTAAAAGGGATGTTAGGACTACCATTTGGTGTTGGCAGTGAAAATATTACAGTTAATTATCCTGTCTTCTTTTTAGCCCTCGCAGTACTGATATTTGTCATCGCGATGATCATTTATTTACCTATGAGTATCAGTAAATATGCATTATTGATTGGAACAATTACCGGATGGCTTGCTTATAGTGGGTTATTTGGCAGCACGATATCACCTGTTTCATCAGGGCAATGGGTGTTATTTCCATTAGGTAGATCCGATGAAATCAATATAAGTATTGCGCTGACAGCGATTTTGGCTGGAATATTAAACACATCCAATACGTTTGGAGCGATGCGAGGAACTGATGTTTTTTATCCCAATTCATTACCCGTTAAATCCTTATATCGGCGTAGTTTTATGATGTCAGGGGTTGTAACAATATTAGCAGCGCCGATAGGCGTAGTGCCTTTTTCACCGTTTGTCTCATCTATTGGTCTAATTACTCAGACAAAAGACAGTTCACGTATCTCTTTTACTATTGGCAGCCTTATTTTCTTATGTGTGGGGGGCATTGCGGTATTGACTCAATTTTTCCGCTCTTTGCCGTTAGCCATTGGTAGCGCGGTTATGTTAGCGACGTATTTGCCGCTGCTATTTTCTTCATTTTCATTTCTTGCGGATATGAAACTGAATGCACGTAATATTTATCGCCTCGCATTACCTATTTTTATTGGCATCTTTTTGATGTCAGCACCTGCTGCGGTATTAAATTCTTTGCCAACAATGTTTAGTTCTTTACTAGGTAATGGGTTACTCATGGGCATTATATTGGCACTTATTTTAGAAAATACGATCAAGTGGGATAACATAGCTTAA
- a CDS encoding ABC transporter substrate-binding protein: protein MTLLNYIKFPIIVLISFILVGCGDERLPDSKNNEKIVRIGTADNNGRLSGLLGLAKQLGYLEEELQKVDYQYSISGFAGAGPAVNEGLATNAIDIAVYADFPGIIATSRGVPLKLIMSEDSSINANIAVRKDSNIHSLADLKGKKVALPRGTYMQRYFTLFIEQQGYKLSDFNIIQMTNDAESALLNGAIDAMVWTEQSTARLENKSPTITTLYSTRTEPELSGISVIVGREAFINQNEKVIKAMNIALLKASKYAQNNPDQAEILLAKESDTNIEIIKKIHDFHSIDSFSKRYSVNITDNDIRKLKQTQQFLIDNKIITKPIDIKNWVYTKK from the coding sequence ATGACATTATTAAATTATATCAAATTTCCTATCATAGTATTAATTTCCTTCATTTTAGTTGGTTGTGGGGATGAAAGGCTACCTGACAGTAAAAATAATGAAAAAATTGTTCGTATTGGTACAGCAGATAATAATGGTCGTTTAAGTGGTTTGCTCGGTTTAGCAAAACAGCTAGGATATCTTGAAGAAGAGCTACAAAAAGTTGATTACCAATATTCCATTTCTGGTTTTGCAGGAGCAGGTCCAGCCGTCAATGAAGGCCTCGCGACAAATGCTATTGATATTGCTGTTTATGCAGATTTTCCGGGAATTATAGCCACATCGAGAGGTGTTCCCTTAAAATTAATCATGTCAGAGGATTCTTCCATCAATGCTAATATCGCAGTAAGAAAAGATAGCAATATTCACTCGTTAGCTGACCTTAAAGGCAAGAAAGTTGCATTACCACGAGGAACGTATATGCAACGGTATTTCACGCTATTTATTGAACAACAAGGATATAAATTATCTGACTTCAATATTATTCAAATGACAAATGATGCTGAATCCGCATTATTAAACGGAGCAATTGATGCGATGGTATGGACTGAGCAAAGTACCGCCCGTTTAGAAAATAAATCTCCGACGATTACAACACTTTATTCAACCCGTACTGAACCTGAACTCTCAGGTATTTCTGTTATCGTAGGGAGAGAAGCATTCATAAATCAAAATGAGAAGGTGATTAAAGCAATGAATATTGCTTTATTAAAAGCAAGTAAATATGCGCAAAATAACCCCGATCAGGCAGAAATTTTACTTGCTAAAGAAAGCGATACTAATATTGAAATCATAAAAAAAATACATGATTTTCATAGTATAGATAGTTTTTCTAAACGCTATTCCGTTAATATTACTGATAATGACATCCGTAAGTTAAAGCAAACTCAACAATTTTTGATTGATAACAAAATTATCACTAAGCCTATTGATATAAAAAATTGGGTTTATACTAAAAAATAA
- a CDS encoding DJ-1/PfpI family protein, with protein MMKQVAVLLADGFEEGEAVVFIDIMRRLDIHVDVLSCMDSLILNTYFGTKISADYLLVEKLSHTYDAVMMPGGPKGTDRLYANEKVVDFLRRHIHEDKYICALCSSGAKVLAAHGLLEGRHYSTGDKLAEKFDDGIYVDQDVVIDGKFISAKGLGVSFEFAFTVAKHLLADNVDKVDWQAKHIYFKHWPLPYL; from the coding sequence ATTATGAAACAAGTTGCTGTTTTGCTCGCAGATGGCTTCGAGGAAGGGGAAGCGGTCGTTTTCATTGATATCATGCGTCGGTTAGATATTCATGTCGATGTCTTATCTTGCATGGATTCGCTTATTTTAAATACGTATTTTGGTACTAAAATTAGTGCAGATTATCTGTTAGTCGAAAAGTTATCCCATACTTATGATGCAGTTATGATGCCTGGTGGGCCAAAAGGAACTGACCGTTTGTATGCGAATGAAAAAGTAGTTGATTTCCTTCGGCGGCATATACATGAGGATAAGTATATTTGTGCGCTATGTTCTTCTGGTGCGAAAGTATTAGCAGCTCATGGGTTACTGGAAGGTAGACATTATAGTACAGGGGACAAGTTGGCTGAGAAATTTGATGATGGCATCTATGTTGACCAAGATGTTGTTATTGACGGAAAATTTATCAGTGCAAAAGGGCTTGGTGTAAGCTTTGAATTTGCATTTACCGTCGCAAAACATTTGCTGGCTGACAATGTTGATAAAGTGGATTGGCAAGCTAAGCATATATATTTTAAACATTGGCCACTTCCCTATCTATAA